One window from the genome of Penaeus monodon isolate SGIC_2016 chromosome 2, NSTDA_Pmon_1, whole genome shotgun sequence encodes:
- the LOC119580139 gene encoding uncharacterized protein LOC119580139, translating into MDHKNFDSLLSAIGPGRWTIFMFVSYVSWALLLPYFSLGGAFYNPVVDHWCSVPELSNNSWTLEQRLNYSVPWEYRGGRLERSQCSVYVRDYEAVADLLGQLTLL; encoded by the exons ATGGATCACAAGAACTTCGACAGCCTTCTCTCGGCGATCGGGCCGGGGAGGTGGACCATCTTCATGTTCGTTTCCTATGTTTCGT GGGCGCTGTTACTACCTTACTTTTCGTTGGGCGGCGCCTTTTACAACCCTGTCGTTGACCACTGGTGTAGTGTTCCTGAGCTGAGCAACAATTCATGGACGCTAGAACAACGTCTCAATTATTCTGTTCCCTG GGAATACCGTGGAGGTCGTCTGGAAAGGTCCCAGTGCAGCGTGTATGTAAGAGACTACGAAGCTGTTGCCGACCTCCTTGGTCAGCTGACCTTGCTTTGA